The following are encoded in a window of Xanthocytophaga agilis genomic DNA:
- a CDS encoding DUF3467 domain-containing protein — protein MADKNNPEEENQLNIELSEEMAEGVYSNLVMIAHSNSEFVLDFIRIMPGVPKAKVKSRVIITPEHAKRLLAALKDNVRKYEDAFGTIRQTEEGFTLPMSFGGKMGEA, from the coding sequence ATGGCTGATAAAAACAACCCGGAAGAAGAAAACCAACTTAATATCGAACTGTCGGAGGAAATGGCAGAGGGTGTATATTCCAATTTGGTGATGATTGCTCATTCTAATAGTGAATTTGTGCTAGACTTTATTCGTATCATGCCAGGAGTGCCTAAAGCCAAGGTAAAATCTCGTGTCATAATTACTCCTGAACATGCTAAACGATTATTAGCCGCACTAAAAGATAATGTAAGGAAGTACGAAGATGCGTTTGGAACAATCCGACAGACTGAAGAAGGTTTTACATTACCTATGAGTTTTGGTGGAAAAATGGGAGAAGCGTAA
- a CDS encoding DUF4178 domain-containing protein, producing the protein MPLPPLNCPSCGAMLELKYRHSKMVVCKYCGQTSYLNVDSLFTVGSPIVLVDYGSVLSVGKRGKIKNKPFEVVGRLRFDYEDGFWDEWLLIMDNEAEIWLQEDEGEFVLFRKKNLSDPPQYTSLVVGSITAIETDDVFLTEKNKAVINGGEGELPFQVVAGEKADYVDGIVVGKKLIASLEYMPDGVVYNVAEPLTMKDFLFN; encoded by the coding sequence ATGCCTTTACCACCTCTGAACTGTCCCTCTTGTGGAGCAATGCTGGAGTTAAAGTACCGCCATTCCAAAATGGTAGTTTGTAAGTATTGTGGTCAGACAAGTTATCTCAATGTAGATAGCCTATTCACAGTTGGGTCTCCAATCGTACTGGTAGATTATGGATCTGTTTTATCTGTAGGGAAGAGAGGGAAGATAAAAAATAAGCCTTTTGAAGTAGTAGGCAGATTGCGATTTGATTATGAAGATGGATTCTGGGATGAATGGTTGCTCATAATGGATAACGAAGCCGAAATCTGGTTGCAGGAAGATGAAGGAGAATTTGTTCTTTTTCGAAAGAAAAACCTTTCAGACCCTCCTCAATATACAAGTCTGGTTGTAGGATCAATAACGGCAATAGAGACAGACGATGTTTTTCTTACAGAGAAAAACAAAGCAGTTATCAATGGAGGAGAAGGTGAATTACCTTTTCAGGTAGTTGCAGGCGAAAAAGCTGATTATGTAGATGGGATTGTTGTAGGTAAGAAATTGATTGCTAGTCTGGAGTATATGCCGGATGGTGTTGTATATAATGTGGCAGAGCCTTTGACTATGAAAGATTTTCTGTTTAACTAA
- a CDS encoding phosphatidylinositol-specific phospholipase C/glycerophosphodiester phosphodiesterase family protein translates to MKKQALYLLFCLLSQVLFAQIKPLANAHAHNDYEHTRPLFDALEQGFTSVEADVYLVNGELYVSHNPPKELDTKRTLKELYLNPLQKIVKKNNGKVYAVYTGIFYLMIDFKTSANETYELLNEQLTKYPELQNNSHFVIFISGNRPIEKIRTDKSAKVGLDGRPADLGLNIPVSQMPVISDSFTNICKWNGKGEIPETERQKLISLSQKVHAEGKKLRLWASPDDANAWKVLMDVGVDMVNTDKLADLRKFLEKYQPAHN, encoded by the coding sequence ATGAAAAAACAGGCTCTTTATCTTCTTTTCTGCTTACTATCTCAGGTGCTATTCGCACAGATAAAGCCATTAGCCAATGCACATGCCCATAATGATTATGAACATACACGCCCACTTTTCGATGCACTGGAGCAAGGATTTACAAGTGTAGAGGCAGATGTATATCTTGTAAATGGTGAACTATATGTTTCGCATAACCCTCCAAAAGAGTTGGATACCAAACGAACATTGAAGGAATTATATCTGAACCCATTGCAGAAGATTGTAAAGAAGAATAATGGAAAGGTGTATGCTGTTTATACTGGGATTTTTTACTTAATGATTGATTTTAAAACTTCGGCTAACGAAACTTATGAACTCTTGAATGAGCAACTAACGAAATATCCGGAACTTCAGAACAATTCACATTTTGTTATTTTCATCTCTGGTAATCGTCCCATAGAAAAAATTCGTACTGATAAATCTGCGAAAGTAGGCTTGGATGGAAGACCTGCGGATCTGGGATTGAATATTCCTGTGAGCCAGATGCCTGTAATAAGTGATAGTTTTACAAATATTTGTAAATGGAATGGAAAAGGAGAGATACCAGAAACAGAACGTCAGAAACTGATCTCACTATCTCAAAAGGTTCATGCTGAAGGTAAGAAGTTAAGACTATGGGCAAGTCCGGATGATGCCAATGCCTGGAAGGTATTGATGGATGTAGGAGTAGATATGGTTAATACAGATAAACTGGCTGATTTAAGAAAATTTCTGGAAAAATATCAACCTGCTCACAATTGA
- a CDS encoding DUF350 domain-containing protein yields MYTLLTILLQAPGFWEKGIMGTIIYSVIGLIMCVIGFKVVDWLIPGHLARQIAEEKNIAAALVAAALILGICIIIAAAIAG; encoded by the coding sequence ATGTATACACTGCTTACAATCTTACTTCAGGCTCCCGGATTTTGGGAGAAAGGTATCATGGGCACAATCATCTACAGTGTCATTGGACTAATTATGTGCGTAATAGGGTTTAAGGTAGTAGATTGGTTAATTCCAGGACATTTGGCACGACAGATTGCAGAAGAAAAAAACATAGCTGCAGCTTTGGTTGCCGCTGCCTTGATTTTAGGTATCTGCATTATTATTGCCGCCGCCATAGCAGGATAG
- a CDS encoding polyamine aminopropyltransferase: MNIENQAEEDKTKNQNKLTAAVLPVLLVSVFIIATCGILYELLISSISTYFLGSSILQFSLTIGFFMSFMGVGSFLSKYIHSKLLDQFVTIEIILGVLGGFSAFILYLSYSLTENYHLIAFTLISLLGTLIGLEIPLVTRIVHSYASLKDTVAKVLSFDYIGALLASIIFPLLLLPYLGTMRTSFLIGILNLAVAAFNSQIFRNDLTRGVWKRNISIALILVLLAGFIYSFRIVSFFEQFVYQDEILVTRQSPYQRIVVTKWHQDYRLYLNGHLQFSSADEYRYHEPLVHVPMALSYNHEKVLVLGGGDGLAVRELLLYKDIQQIDLVDLDKAMTDLGQQHPIFRHLNKNSLTNKKVRIFNEDAYKFIEKSTDIYSVIIIDLPDPSDPGLGKLYSREFYQLLQKRLAIDGIVVTQATSPYFATEAFWCISHTLGNVFTTIKPYTVYVPSFGQWGFVLASNKQNKRLSKNTVYTIQQMLKTQPMRFLKPQIVPGLFAFDPDMAERPTPVNTLDTQILVQSYEKSLRNWE, encoded by the coding sequence ATGAATATAGAAAATCAGGCTGAAGAAGATAAGACAAAAAATCAAAATAAGTTAACAGCTGCCGTGCTGCCGGTCTTGCTGGTGTCTGTTTTTATTATTGCCACCTGTGGCATTTTGTATGAATTACTAATAAGCAGCATTTCTACCTATTTTTTAGGAAGTAGTATTCTACAGTTCTCTCTGACAATTGGTTTTTTCATGTCATTTATGGGAGTAGGATCATTTTTATCAAAATACATTCATTCAAAACTCCTGGATCAGTTTGTTACTATTGAGATTATTCTGGGAGTGCTTGGCGGCTTCTCTGCCTTTATTCTTTACCTCTCTTATTCTCTCACAGAAAACTATCATCTGATTGCCTTTACTTTAATCAGTTTGCTAGGCACATTGATAGGACTCGAAATACCATTAGTGACCCGAATAGTGCATAGCTATGCAAGCCTTAAAGATACAGTAGCCAAAGTGTTATCATTTGATTACATTGGGGCATTGTTGGCATCTATTATCTTTCCTTTACTGTTACTGCCTTATTTGGGAACAATGCGTACTTCTTTTTTGATAGGCATACTAAATCTGGCTGTAGCGGCATTTAATAGTCAGATATTCAGGAATGATCTGACCAGAGGCGTGTGGAAGCGTAATATCTCCATTGCTTTGATTTTGGTATTATTAGCTGGCTTTATTTATTCATTTCGTATTGTTAGTTTTTTCGAACAGTTTGTATACCAGGATGAAATATTAGTAACCAGACAATCTCCTTATCAACGTATTGTGGTAACCAAATGGCATCAGGATTATCGTTTGTATTTAAATGGACACTTGCAGTTTTCAAGTGCAGATGAATACCGTTATCATGAGCCTTTAGTACATGTGCCAATGGCATTATCGTATAATCATGAAAAAGTATTGGTACTAGGAGGAGGAGATGGATTAGCTGTCAGAGAGTTATTGCTATATAAAGATATTCAGCAAATTGATCTGGTAGATCTGGATAAGGCTATGACTGATCTGGGGCAACAACATCCTATATTTAGACATCTTAATAAGAACTCATTAACTAACAAAAAAGTAAGAATATTTAATGAGGATGCGTATAAGTTTATAGAAAAATCTACTGATATTTATTCTGTGATCATTATTGATCTGCCAGATCCTAGTGATCCGGGTTTAGGAAAATTATACTCCCGTGAATTTTATCAGCTACTTCAAAAGCGGTTGGCGATAGATGGAATTGTAGTTACACAAGCAACCTCGCCTTATTTTGCTACTGAGGCTTTTTGGTGTATTTCCCATACATTAGGAAATGTTTTTACAACTATAAAACCATACACAGTGTATGTGCCTTCATTTGGGCAATGGGGATTTGTATTAGCTTCGAATAAACAAAATAAAAGATTGAGTAAAAATACTGTGTACACAATCCAGCAAATGCTGAAAACCCAGCCCATGCGATTTCTGAAACCACAAATTGTACCTGGTCTTTTTGCTTTTGATCCGGATATGGCAGAACGTCCAACCCCTGTCAATACACTGGATACACAGATCCTTGTTCAGTCTTACGAAAAAAGTTTGCGTAACTGGGAATAA
- the rpoC gene encoding DNA-directed RNA polymerase subunit beta', which translates to MAFRKNKKINADFSKVTISLASPQSILDSSYGEVTQPETINYRTYKPEMGGLFCERIFGPVKDWECHCGKYKRIRYKGIICDRCGVEVTEKKVRRERMGHIELVVPVAHIWYFRSLPNKIGYLLGLPTKKLDQIIYYERYVVIQPGVKEEEGVKQLDFLTEDEYLDILDKLPRENQLLPDEDPQKFIAKMGADALEMLLSRTKLDDLSYELRHVASTDTSQQRKAEALKRLKVVEAFRDANTRIENRPEWMVIRMVPVIPPELRPLVPLDGGRFATSDLNDLYRRVIIRNNRLKRLIEIKAPEVILRNEKRMLQEAVDSLFDNSRKVNAVRSEGNRALKSLSDMLKGKQGRFRQNLLGKRVDYSGRSVIVVGPELKLHECGLPKDMAAELFKPFIIRKLIERGIVKTVKSAKKIVDRKDPVVWDILENVLKGHPVLLNRAPTLHRLGIQAFQPKLIEGKAIQLHPLVTTAFNADFDGDQMAVHVPLGQEAILEASLLMLASHNILNPANGAPITVPSQDMVLGLYYVTKGRKHTPEYPIAGEGSIFYSAEEVIIAVNEGKLSKHANIKIRTKVRNENGELETKIIETVAGRVLFNQAVPEEVGYINELLTKKKLQQIIGHVFKTVGMSRTAKFLDDIKELGFQMAFRGGLSIGLNDVKVPEAKAKLIDNAVGEVDNVWNNYLMGLITDNERYNQVIDIWTRVNTQITESLMKQLEGDQQGFNSIYMMMHSGARGSREQIRQLGGMRGLMAKPQKNLQGSVGEIIENPIISNFKEGLDVLEYFISTHGARKGLADTALKTADAGYLTRRLVDVAQDVIINESDCGTLRGIVVTALKDNEDIVEPLSERILGRVTVHDVFDPITNELIIASGEQVTEEIATRIDQTSVEAVEIRSVLTCETRQGVCAKCYGRNLASGRMVERGEAVGVIAAQSIGEPGTQLTLRTFHVGGVASNISSDANIKAKFDGVIQFEELRTITTVNNEGEKVNVVMGRSGEIKIMQEGTDKVLISNHVPYGAFLKVNDGEKVKRGDELCFWDPYNAVILSELDGTVQFESIEDGVTFREESDEQTGFREKVIIDTKDKTKNPAVGVYTKDKEGKSYNMPVGAHLAVENGSTVRAGQVLAKIPRAIGKTRDITGGLPRVTELFEARNPSNPAVVSEIDGVVTYGGIKRGNREIFIESRDGVRKRYMVPLSKHILVQDNDFIRAGAPLSDGAITPSDILAIKGPTAVQEYLVNEIQEVYRLQGVKINDKHIECIVRQMMQKVEIIEAGDTNFLPGQYVDRFEFREANDLIMNMKVVSDAGDSENLKPGQIISSRRLRDENSSLKRRDLRLVEVRDADAAVSQPTLQGITQASLGTESFISAASFQETTKVLSEAAVRGKADQLIGLKENVIVGHLIPAGTGMRRYQNLIVGSQEELETMTTAKERQTSSRRRELQD; encoded by the coding sequence ATGGCTTTTAGAAAAAATAAAAAAATCAACGCAGACTTCTCGAAGGTCACGATTAGTCTTGCCTCTCCACAATCCATTCTGGATAGTTCTTATGGTGAGGTGACACAGCCTGAAACCATTAACTACCGGACATATAAACCCGAAATGGGAGGGCTTTTCTGCGAACGGATTTTCGGACCAGTAAAAGACTGGGAATGTCATTGCGGTAAATACAAAAGAATTCGTTATAAAGGTATTATTTGTGATCGTTGCGGAGTTGAAGTAACGGAGAAGAAAGTTCGCCGTGAACGCATGGGACACATTGAACTGGTTGTACCTGTAGCTCATATCTGGTATTTCCGTTCATTACCTAATAAAATAGGTTATCTGTTAGGTTTACCAACTAAAAAACTTGATCAGATTATCTATTATGAAAGATATGTTGTTATCCAGCCAGGAGTAAAAGAAGAAGAAGGTGTAAAACAACTGGATTTCCTGACAGAAGATGAATATCTGGATATTCTGGATAAGCTTCCTCGTGAAAATCAATTGTTACCAGATGAAGATCCTCAGAAATTCATCGCTAAGATGGGTGCTGATGCATTAGAAATGCTTCTCTCCAGAACTAAGCTGGATGACTTGTCTTATGAGCTTCGTCACGTAGCATCTACAGATACTTCTCAACAACGTAAAGCAGAAGCTTTAAAACGTTTGAAAGTAGTAGAAGCATTCCGGGATGCAAATACACGTATTGAGAACAGACCTGAATGGATGGTTATCCGTATGGTACCTGTAATTCCACCGGAGCTTCGTCCGTTAGTACCTTTGGATGGTGGTCGTTTTGCAACTTCTGATTTGAACGATCTATATCGCCGGGTAATTATTCGTAACAACCGATTGAAGCGTTTGATTGAAATCAAAGCTCCTGAAGTTATTTTACGTAATGAGAAGCGGATGTTACAGGAAGCTGTTGACTCTCTGTTCGACAACTCTCGTAAAGTAAATGCTGTTCGTTCAGAAGGAAACCGTGCACTGAAATCACTTTCTGATATGCTGAAAGGTAAGCAGGGTCGTTTCCGTCAAAACTTGCTAGGTAAACGTGTTGACTATTCTGGTCGTTCCGTTATTGTGGTAGGACCTGAACTGAAATTACATGAGTGTGGTCTGCCTAAAGATATGGCTGCCGAGTTATTTAAGCCATTTATTATTCGCAAACTGATTGAGCGGGGAATTGTTAAAACTGTAAAATCAGCGAAGAAAATAGTTGATAGAAAAGATCCGGTTGTTTGGGATATCTTGGAAAATGTACTGAAAGGGCATCCGGTTCTGCTAAACCGTGCTCCTACATTGCACCGTTTAGGTATTCAGGCATTCCAGCCAAAACTGATCGAAGGAAAAGCAATTCAGTTGCACCCTCTGGTAACCACAGCATTCAACGCTGACTTTGACGGTGACCAGATGGCGGTACACGTACCACTAGGTCAAGAGGCAATTCTGGAAGCATCTTTATTGATGCTGGCATCTCATAATATCCTGAACCCTGCTAACGGTGCTCCAATCACAGTACCTTCTCAGGACATGGTATTGGGATTATATTATGTAACCAAAGGACGTAAACATACTCCTGAATATCCTATCGCAGGCGAAGGCTCTATCTTCTATTCTGCAGAAGAGGTAATTATTGCTGTTAATGAAGGCAAGTTATCTAAGCATGCCAATATTAAAATTCGTACAAAAGTACGGAATGAAAATGGCGAACTGGAAACGAAAATTATAGAGACGGTTGCCGGTCGTGTTTTGTTTAACCAAGCTGTTCCAGAAGAAGTTGGATATATTAATGAATTGCTAACCAAAAAGAAACTACAGCAAATCATTGGTCATGTCTTCAAAACAGTAGGTATGTCTCGCACTGCCAAATTCTTGGATGATATCAAGGAACTTGGTTTCCAGATGGCATTCCGTGGTGGTTTATCAATTGGATTAAATGACGTGAAAGTGCCAGAGGCGAAAGCAAAACTAATTGATAATGCAGTTGGTGAAGTAGACAATGTTTGGAATAACTACTTGATGGGTCTTATCACTGATAACGAACGTTATAACCAGGTAATTGATATTTGGACTCGTGTAAATACTCAGATTACAGAGTCTTTGATGAAACAACTGGAAGGTGACCAGCAAGGATTTAACTCCATCTATATGATGATGCACTCTGGCGCACGGGGTTCTCGTGAACAAATTCGTCAGTTAGGTGGTATGCGGGGTCTAATGGCTAAGCCCCAGAAAAACTTGCAAGGTTCTGTAGGGGAGATTATTGAAAACCCAATCATTTCAAACTTCAAAGAAGGTCTGGATGTATTGGAGTACTTTATCTCTACACATGGTGCTCGTAAAGGTTTAGCCGATACTGCATTGAAAACCGCTGATGCTGGTTATCTGACTCGTCGTTTGGTGGATGTGGCTCAGGATGTAATCATTAACGAAAGTGATTGTGGTACATTACGTGGTATAGTCGTAACAGCTCTTAAAGATAACGAAGATATTGTTGAACCACTATCTGAACGTATCTTGGGACGTGTTACTGTACATGATGTATTTGATCCAATCACAAATGAACTGATTATTGCTTCTGGTGAACAGGTAACAGAAGAAATCGCTACACGTATTGATCAAACAAGTGTAGAGGCTGTTGAGATTCGTTCAGTATTAACTTGTGAAACTCGTCAGGGCGTATGTGCGAAATGTTACGGACGTAACCTAGCTTCTGGTCGTATGGTTGAAAGAGGTGAAGCGGTTGGTGTTATTGCTGCTCAGTCTATCGGTGAACCAGGAACACAGCTTACCCTTCGTACCTTCCACGTCGGTGGTGTGGCGTCAAACATTTCTTCGGATGCAAACATCAAAGCTAAATTTGATGGGGTGATCCAATTCGAAGAACTGCGGACTATCACTACAGTTAACAACGAAGGTGAGAAAGTAAACGTTGTAATGGGACGTTCAGGTGAGATCAAAATTATGCAGGAAGGTACTGATAAAGTATTGATCAGTAACCACGTACCATATGGTGCATTCCTAAAAGTGAATGATGGTGAGAAAGTGAAACGTGGTGATGAACTTTGTTTCTGGGATCCATATAACGCTGTAATATTGTCTGAACTGGATGGTACTGTTCAGTTTGAATCGATTGAAGATGGTGTGACCTTCCGCGAAGAGTCTGACGAACAGACTGGTTTCCGTGAAAAGGTAATCATTGATACAAAAGATAAGACGAAAAACCCTGCAGTAGGGGTATATACTAAAGACAAAGAAGGTAAGTCATATAACATGCCAGTAGGTGCTCACTTGGCCGTTGAAAACGGATCAACTGTACGTGCTGGACAGGTACTTGCGAAAATTCCTCGTGCAATAGGTAAAACTCGTGACATCACGGGTGGTCTGCCTCGTGTAACGGAATTGTTTGAGGCACGCAACCCTTCTAATCCTGCTGTTGTAAGTGAAATTGATGGTGTTGTTACTTATGGAGGTATTAAACGTGGTAACCGTGAGATCTTTATCGAATCCCGTGATGGTGTTCGTAAGAGATATATGGTGCCATTGTCTAAACACATCCTGGTACAGGATAATGACTTCATTCGTGCAGGTGCACCACTTTCGGATGGGGCAATTACACCTTCCGATATTCTGGCTATCAAAGGTCCAACTGCTGTGCAGGAATATCTAGTAAATGAAATTCAGGAGGTTTACCGCCTACAAGGTGTGAAGATCAACGATAAGCACATCGAGTGTATTGTACGCCAGATGATGCAAAAGGTTGAAATCATTGAGGCAGGTGATACTAACTTCTTACCTGGTCAATATGTGGATCGTTTTGAATTCCGTGAAGCAAATGATCTGATTATGAATATGAAGGTAGTTTCAGATGCAGGTGATTCTGAAAACCTGAAGCCTGGACAGATTATTTCTTCCCGTCGTTTGCGTGATGAAAACTCAAGTCTGAAACGTCGCGACTTACGTCTGGTAGAAGTAAGAGATGCTGATGCGGCGGTTTCTCAGCCGACATTGCAGGGTATTACACAAGCCTCTCTGGGTACAGAAAGCTTTATCTCTGCTGCATCGTTCCAGGAAACAACTAAGGTATTGAGTGAGGCTGCTGTGCGTGGTAAAGCAGATCAATTGATTGGTTTGAAAGAAAACGTAATTGTTGGCCACTTGATCCCTGCTGGTACTGGTATGCGTCGTTATCAAAACCTGATTGTTGGTTCTCAGGAAGAATTGGAAACAATGACTACTGCCAAAGAACGTCAAACCAGTTCTCGCCGTCGTGAGCTTCAGGACTAA